A region of Sphingobium baderi DNA encodes the following proteins:
- a CDS encoding PRC-barrel domain-containing protein, with the protein MTQTDIATDETNRLIASNKVEGTTVYNREGEKLGSIYNFMVDKRSGKAEYAVLQFGGLLGIGSDYYPLPWDVLTYDTDQGGYVVGLDKAVLEKAPRYASGNEPTFDREYGRGVYGYYGINYPF; encoded by the coding sequence ATGACACAGACCGACATCGCTACGGACGAGACCAACCGGCTGATCGCCTCGAACAAGGTGGAGGGCACAACCGTCTACAACCGCGAGGGCGAGAAGCTGGGCTCGATCTATAACTTCATGGTCGACAAGCGATCGGGCAAGGCCGAGTACGCCGTGCTTCAGTTCGGCGGCCTGCTTGGCATCGGCAGCGACTATTACCCGCTTCCTTGGGACGTACTCACATATGACACTGACCAGGGCGGCTATGTCGTCGGCCTCGACAAGGCCGTCCTCGAGAAGGCGCCGCGCTATGCGAGCGGCAACGAACCCACGTTCGACCGGGAATATGGCCGCGGGGTCTATGGCTATTACGGGATCAACTACCCCTTCTGA
- a CDS encoding protein-L-isoaspartate(D-aspartate) O-methyltransferase — protein sequence MADFDALRDRMVDIHLARRGIRDERVLAAMRAVPRERFVGEGLEEFAYEDSALPIEDEQTISQPYIVAAMIEAAEIAPGDRVLEVGAGSGYAAAVIGRIACEVIAIERHARLGKLAAARMASLGYDNVDIRVGDGTRGSPEEAPFDAILVAAGGPSVPESLREQLAVGGHLIIPVGDPGDQKLCKVSRVSEDCFETENLGAVMFVPLIGAQGWREDGSRAASNHVPGAARQLSLPEMIGEAAEPLPAFDDPAFGTSFDRFAGRRVVMLGEASHGTSEFYQARAAITRHLVAHHGFTIVAVEADWPDAATVDRYVRHRPAREGIEPPFQRFPTWMWRNTDVANLIEWMRNHNGAIPDMARRAGFHGLDIYNMSGSIGAVLDYLDRVDPEAAAVARERYGCLTPWQRNPATYGRAALSRGYAECEAAVIAQCRDLFGKRLDYARADGDDFLDAAQNARLIASAERYYRVMYYGGAESWNLRDTHMFETLENLLDARGPDAKAIVWAHNSHIGDARHTDMGMARGELNIGQLARERWGEGAALIGFGTHTGTVAAATDWDGDMEVKRVNPSRPDSYERQFHDSGRNPFLLDLRAEGNEALRRRLAEPLLERFIGVIYRPETELWSHYSQAILPEQFDAFVWFDETRAVTPLGPEHHRGMPETYPFGE from the coding sequence ATGGCGGACTTTGACGCCCTGCGCGACCGCATGGTCGATATCCATCTCGCCCGCCGTGGCATCCGGGACGAGCGCGTTCTGGCCGCAATGCGGGCGGTGCCGCGCGAGCGCTTCGTCGGCGAGGGCCTCGAAGAGTTCGCCTATGAGGATTCCGCGCTGCCGATCGAGGACGAGCAGACCATTTCGCAGCCCTACATCGTTGCCGCGATGATCGAGGCGGCCGAGATCGCGCCGGGCGACCGCGTGCTCGAGGTCGGTGCCGGTTCGGGCTATGCGGCCGCCGTCATCGGCCGGATCGCATGCGAAGTGATCGCGATCGAGCGTCATGCCCGGCTCGGCAAGCTGGCGGCGGCGAGGATGGCCAGCCTCGGCTACGACAATGTCGATATCCGTGTCGGCGATGGCACCAGGGGATCGCCCGAAGAGGCGCCGTTCGATGCCATCCTGGTCGCCGCCGGCGGCCCGAGCGTTCCCGAAAGCCTGCGTGAGCAGCTTGCCGTCGGCGGTCACCTCATCATCCCCGTGGGCGATCCGGGCGACCAGAAGCTTTGCAAAGTGAGCCGGGTGAGTGAGGATTGCTTCGAGACCGAGAATCTCGGTGCGGTCATGTTCGTGCCGCTGATCGGCGCGCAGGGCTGGCGCGAGGACGGCAGCCGCGCGGCCAGCAACCATGTACCGGGCGCCGCGCGCCAGCTGTCACTGCCCGAGATGATCGGCGAGGCCGCCGAACCGCTGCCGGCTTTCGATGATCCCGCATTCGGGACATCGTTCGATCGCTTCGCCGGGCGCCGCGTGGTGATGCTGGGCGAAGCGAGCCACGGCACCAGCGAATTCTACCAGGCGCGCGCGGCCATCACGCGGCACCTCGTCGCCCATCACGGTTTCACCATCGTTGCCGTCGAGGCCGACTGGCCCGATGCCGCAACCGTCGACCGCTACGTCCGCCATCGCCCTGCGCGCGAGGGCATCGAGCCGCCGTTCCAGCGCTTTCCGACATGGATGTGGCGCAACACCGATGTCGCGAATTTGATCGAATGGATGCGCAATCACAATGGCGCGATCCCCGACATGGCACGCCGCGCCGGCTTCCACGGTCTCGACATCTACAACATGTCCGGTTCGATCGGCGCGGTGCTCGATTATCTCGACCGGGTCGATCCCGAGGCGGCAGCCGTCGCGCGCGAGCGCTACGGCTGCCTGACACCCTGGCAGCGCAACCCCGCAACATATGGCCGCGCCGCGCTCAGCCGGGGCTATGCCGAATGCGAGGCGGCGGTGATCGCGCAATGCCGCGACCTGTTCGGCAAGCGGCTCGATTATGCCAGGGCGGACGGCGACGACTTCCTCGACGCCGCGCAGAACGCGCGCCTGATCGCCTCGGCCGAGCGCTACTATCGCGTCATGTATTATGGCGGCGCGGAGAGCTGGAACCTGCGCGACACGCATATGTTCGAAACGCTCGAGAATCTGCTGGACGCCAGGGGTCCGGACGCGAAGGCGATCGTCTGGGCGCACAACAGCCATATCGGCGATGCGCGCCATACCGACATGGGCATGGCGCGCGGCGAACTCAACATCGGCCAGCTCGCCCGCGAACGCTGGGGGGAGGGGGCGGCACTGATCGGGTTCGGCACGCACACGGGCACTGTAGCAGCCGCGACCGATTGGGACGGCGACATGGAGGTAAAGCGCGTCAATCCTTCGCGGCCCGACAGTTATGAGCGCCAATTCCACGACAGCGGCCGCAATCCTTTCCTTCTCGACCTTCGCGCCGAGGGTAATGAAGCTTTGCGCCGCCGCCTTGCCGAGCCCCTGCTGGAAAGGTTCATCGGTGTGATCTATCGGCCGGAAACCGAGCTATGGAGCCACTACAGCCAGGCTATCCTGCCCGAGCAGTTCGACGCATTCGTCTGGTTCGATGAGACCCGCGCCGTGACGCCGCTCGGTCCCGAGCATCACCGGGGTATGCCGGAGACTTATCCCTTCGGAGAATGA